A genomic window from Clostridium aceticum includes:
- the yidD gene encoding membrane protein insertion efficiency factor YidD, whose protein sequence is MASFCIWIISFYRKWISPLKAPTCRFYPSCSQYSIEAYSTYGFFKGTYLTLRRILRCHPFHPGGYDPLKK, encoded by the coding sequence ATGGCAAGTTTTTGTATATGGATCATCTCTTTTTATAGAAAATGGATTTCTCCTCTAAAAGCACCAACTTGTAGATTTTATCCCAGTTGTTCTCAGTACAGTATAGAGGCTTATAGTACCTATGGCTTTTTTAAGGGAACTTACTTAACTTTGAGAAGAATATTAAGGTGTCATCCTTTTCACCCGGGAGGATATGACCCTTTAAAAAAATAA